A part of Drosophila bipectinata strain 14024-0381.07 chromosome 3L, DbipHiC1v2, whole genome shotgun sequence genomic DNA contains:
- the Pura gene encoding triple functional domain protein isoform X4, whose product MLLQFWSRLTDFVRVVGNRAMIGSEDGPNSERPGAGKLAAETANYVTTWLTWSDEAEILQKFSQLLWDDEMQLRAQEQDFEKFYFIAMKHLAKGRDLHAAALKLPVPSEKANNLKAALDKFSHNLELAHERFESAGHLLHLLSQQQRDGAGREELQRLAEQLGATALLEKHWPAMRKSHTLPAANSTPATSSGKRVSYRCSSGSSVSFEGGPSGGSCSCWRESRNLEDMDEPEEEEEEQDCDGGDGEEQQSKIADSGVGVCDNCERNPKLARICSCQSLNEKNHDELMEDECFGDRPSKRYMDMHSPMEANAHLQCHGSSLELPKLEELSCLDPKIQKTLLLIMREMIGTERDYVRSLYYVIENYIDELLREDIPQPLRGQRNVIFGNIEKIFEFHNSHFLGELERYERNPLKVGAAFLEMESKFYLYALYNKNKPKSDTLLSEYGSSFFKPKQLQLEDKLDLASYLLKPVQRMGKYALLLQQLVKACRSVEGPALQEIAADVEELQRAEEMVKFQLRHGNDLLAMDSLRDCDVNLKEQGRLLRQNEFLVWQGRGGKKTLRQVFLFEELVLFSKARRFPDHKNLDIYIYKNSIKTSDIGLTAHTGDSATKFEIWFRKRKPDDTWMLQCMSEDIKNAWTEEISKLLWKQAKRNREIRLAEMSSMGIGSKPCLDIRPSNNQISDRSIPLAQLNKTPKLRPSEPGKGSMRRPNSLISESSLSSGTSTTSSSSISGGSSSGHHDGGGGRHSLHFGKLPGPHSSGSAPCSATLELINETQTLKLGKSQSGASGSTKGSEPGGSEGGNGQGLGGSKRHHKRSTTIVSQLSMESGIVSDICVTPDQEQSAGESSRSSWSTSTTSASATSTTSASTVILRRYRSYAHAAESASPDGGNK is encoded by the exons GTCACCACTTGGCTAACCTGGAGCGATGAAGCTGAAATTCTGCAAAAGTTTTCTCAGCTACTCTGGGACGACGAAATGCAGCTGAGGGCCCAAGAGCAAGACTTTGAAAAGTTCTATTTTATCGCAATG AAACATTTGGCCAAAGGACGAGATCTACATGCGGCAGCCTTGAAACTCCCCGTTCCGAGCGAGAAGGCCAACAACCTGAAGGCAGCTCTGGATAAATTTTCCCACAATCTGGAACTGGCTCACGAACGCTTCGAGTCCGCCGGGCACCTGTTGCACCTGCTCAGCCAGCAGCAGCGGGATGGCGCCGGGCGAGAGGAGCTGCAGCGCCTGGCAGAGCAGCTGGGCGCAACAGCGCTTCTGGAGAAGCACTGGCCGGCAATGCGGAAGAGCCACACCCTGCCGGCAGCCAACAGCACACCCGCCACCTCCAGCGGCAAGCGGGTGAGCTACCGCTGCAGCTCCGGCAGCTCTGTATCTTTTGAGGGCGGCCCCTCGGGTGGCAGTTGCAGCTGCTGGCGCGAGAGCCGCAACCTGGAAGACATGGACGAGcccgaggaggaggaagaggagcAGGACTGCGATGGCGGCGACGGAGAGGAGCAGCAGTCCAAGATTGCCGACTCCGGCGTAGGCGTTTGCGATAACTGTGAACGTAATCCCAAGCTGGCTAGGATCTGCTCCTGCCAGAGTCTCAATGAGAAGAA TCACGATGAGCTAATGGAGGACGAGTGCTTCGGAGATCGTCCATCGAAGCGGTACATGGACATGCACTCCCCCATGGAGGCGAATGCCCACTTGCAGTGCCATGGTTCCAGTCTAGAGCTGCCCAAGCTGGAGGAGTTGAGCTGTCTGGACCCGAAAATACAAAA AACGCTTCTATTGATCATGCGCGAGATGATTGGTACCGAACGCGACTATGTGCGCTCCCTCTACTACGTCATCGAGAACTACATCGATGAGCTGCTCCGGGAGGACATCCCGCAGCCGTTGAGGGGCCAGCGCAATGTGATCTTCGGCAACATCGAGAAGATCTTCGAGTTCCACAACTCGCATTTCCTGGGCGAGCTGGAGCGGTACGAGCGAAATCCCCTGAAAGTGGGTGCCGCCTTCCTCGAAATGGAGTCCAAGTTCTACCTGTACGCCTTGTACAACAAGAACAAACCAAAAAGCGATACTCTGCTGAGCGAGTACGGCAGCTCCTTCTTCAAGCCCAAGCAACTTCAATTGGAGGATAAGCTCGATCTGGCATCATACCTCCTTAAGCCGGTCCAACGGATGGGAAAGTATGCTCTGCTTCTCCAGCAGCTGGTCAAAGCCTGCCGGAGTGTAGAGGGCCCTGCTCTTCAGGAGATTGCCGCGGATGTGGAGGAGCTGCAGCGCGCAGAGGAGATGGTCAAGTTCCAGCTGCGTCATGGCAATGATCTTCTGGCCATGGATTCGCTTCGAGATTGCGATGTGAATCTCAAGGAGCAGGGACGTCTGCTGCGTCAGAACGAGTTCCTTGTGTGGCAGGGACGCGGCGGAAAGAAGACTCTGCGTCAGGTATTCCTCTTCGAGGAGCTGGTGCTCTTCAGCAAGGCTAGACGCTTTCCCGATCACAAG AATctggatatatatatttacaaaaacagCATAAAGACCTCAGACATTGGGCTCACTGCCCACACTGGCGATTCGGCCACCAAATTCGAGATATGGTTCCGGAAACGCAAGCCGGATGATACCTGGATGCTGCAGTGCATGTCGGAGGATATCAAAAATGCCTGGACCGAGGAGATCTCCAAACTGCTTTGGAAGCAGGCGAAACGAAACAGAG AAATTCGTCTGGCGGAGATGTCCTCGATGGGCATTGGCAGCAAACCCTGCCTGGATATTCGACCCAGCAACAATCAGATCAGCGATCGCTCCATTCCTTTGGCCCAGCTGAACAAGA CACCCAAGCTGCGTCCCTCGGAGCCCGGAAAGGGCAGCATGCGTCGCCCTAATTCGCTGATCTCGGAGAGCTCTCTGTCAAGTGGCACCAGCACAACCAGCAGCTCCTCAATCAGTGGTGGCTCATCTTCCGGCCACCATGATGGTGGTGGGGGACGCCACAGTCTGCATTTTGGTAAGCTGCCCGGACCTCATAGCTCCGGGTCAGCCCCATGCAGCGCCACCCTGGAACTAATCAACGAAACACAGACCCTCAAGCTGGGCAAGTCGCAGAGCGGGGCCAGTGGCAGCACCAAAGGATCGGAGCCAGGCGGCAGTGAGGGCGGAAACGGACAAGGACTCGGAGGCAGTAAACGACACCACAAACGATCGACCACAATTGTCAGCCAGCTGTCCATGG AAAGCGGAATAGTCTCGGATATCTGTGTCACTCCGGATCAGGAGCAGTCGGCGGGGGAGAGCAGCCGGAGCAGCTGGTCGACGTCCACAACATCGGCATCGGCGACTTCAACGACCAGCGCCTCCACGGTGATCCTGCGACGGTATCGATCCTACGCCCATGCGGCGGAATCAGCAAGTCCGGACGGCGGCAACAAATAG
- the Urm1 gene encoding ubiquitin-related modifier 1 homolog, whose product MSTPELNIILEFSAGAELLFGNIKRRQLALDGTKKWNIANLLKWMHANILTERPELFLQGDTVRPGILVLINDTDWELLGELDYELQPNDNVLFISTLHGG is encoded by the exons ATGAGCACGCCAGAATTGAATATTATATTGGAATTCAG CGCAGGGGCTGAACTTTTGTTTGGAAACATTAAGCGACGCCAGTTGGCCCTGGATggtacaaaaaaat GGAACATTGCTAACCTGCTAAAGTGGATGCATGCCAACATATTGACAGAGCGACCAGAACTCTTTCTTCAAGGCGATACAGT ACGACCCGGCATTTTGGTTTTGATCAATGACACTGACTGGGAGTTATTG gGTGAATTGGATTACGAACTGCAACCCAACGATAATGTTCTGTTTATATCAACACTTCATGGCGGTTAG
- the LOC108127572 gene encoding transmembrane protein 70 homolog, mitochondrial — MFTIRTVLPRGAQFAACLGSATRQIHLSGRTRYIAGSYGALQKQHHQLQQEKFPSRWLATQSTKDGSENELQRIYYGTLAPRMKLVKFFSLSTSLAGLAAQPILMEQGMKIGGTGMAVFLCSVGGFFTFVTPLLLHFITKKYVTELHYNPQTEEYTATTISLLLQKIKTTFRTSDVVVPEVPGMFTSFLVNKRPLFVDPALFDDPEHYVKIMGYDKPIDFKLDSSVREDKSTKSKEQQ, encoded by the exons ATGTTTACAATAAGAACAGTACTGCCCCGTGGGGCGCAGTTTGCTGCGTGCCTTGGCAGCGCAACCCGACAAATCCACCTGTCAGGAAGAACCAGATACATCGCCGGCTCCTATGGAGCactacaaaaacaacatcaTCAGCTGCAACAGGAAAAGTTTCCAAGCAGGTGGCTCGCCACCCAGTCCACTAAAGATGGATCGGAGAATGAACTGCAGCGCATATATTACGGAACATTGGCTCCCCGCATGAAGCTCGTCAAGTTTTTTTCGCTGAGCACGAGTCTAGCCGGCTTGGCTGCCCAACCGATCCTCATGGAGCAGGGAATGAAAATTGGCGGTACGGGAATGGCGGTTTTCCTCTGTTCGGTTGGAGGCTTCTTCACTTTTGTAACACCTCTGCTCCTGCACTTTATTACCAAAAAGTATGTGACTGAGCTGCACTACAATCCACAAACGGAGGAATACACGGCCACCACGATCTCACTTCTCTTGCAGAAAATAAAG ACGACATTTCGAACCAGTGACGTTGTGGTGCCAGAGGTCCCCGGCATGTTCACTTCCTTTTTGGTCAATAAGCGGCCTTTATTTGTGGATCCCGCATTGTTCGATGATCCTGAACACTATGTGAAAATCATGGGATATGATAAACCTATTGATTTCAAGCTGGATTCAAGTGTCAGGGAGGATAAGTCAACGAAAAGCAAGGAGCAGCAATAA